A stretch of Homo sapiens chromosome 12, GRCh38.p14 Primary Assembly DNA encodes these proteins:
- the AQP2 gene encoding aquaporin-2: protein MWELRSIAFSRAVFAEFLATLLFVFFGLGSALNWPQALPSVLQIAMAFGLGIGTLVQALGHISGAHINPAVTVACLVGCHVSVLRAAFYVAAQLLGAVAGAALLHEITPADIRGDLAVNALSNSTTAGQAVTVELFLTLQLVLCIFASTDERRGENPGTPALSIGFSVALGHLLGIHYTGCSMNPARSLAPAVVTGKFDDHWVFWIGPLVGAILGSLLYNYVLFPPAKSLSERLAVLKGLEPDTDWEEREVRRRQSVELHSPQSLPRGTKA, encoded by the exons ATGTGGGAGCTCCGCTCCATAGCCTTCTCCAGGGCTGTGTTCGCAGAGTTCCTGGCCACACTCCTCTTCGTCTTCTTTGGCCTCGGCTCTGCCCTCAACTGGCCACAGGCCCTGCCCTCTGTGCTACAGATTGCCATGGCGTTTGGCTTGGGTATTGGCACCCTGGTACAGGCTCTGGGCCACATAAGCGGGGCCCACATCAACCCTGCCGTGACTGTGGCCTGCCTGGTGGGCTGCCACGTCTCCGTTCTCCGAGCCGCCTTCTACGTGGCTGCCCAGCTGCTGGGGGCTGTGGCCGGAGCCGCTCTGCTCCATGAGATCACGCCAGCAGACATCCGCGGGGACCTGGCTGTCAATGCT CTCAGCAACAGCACGACGGCTGGCCAGGCGGTGACTGTGGAGCTCTTCCTGACACTGCAGCTGGTGCTCTGCATCTTCGCCTCCACCGATGAGCGCCGCGGAGAGAACCCGGGCACCCCTGCTCTCTCCATAGGCTTCTCTGTGGCCCTGGGCCACCTCCTTGGG ATCCATTACACCGGCTGCTCTATGAATCCTGCCCGCTCCCTGGCTCCAGCTGTCGTCACTGGCAAATTTGATGACCACTGG GTCTTCTGGATCGGACCCCTGGTGGGCGCCATCCTGGGCTCCCTCCTCTACAACTACGTGCTGTTTCCGCCAGCCAAGAGCCTGTCGGAGCGCCTGGCAGTGCTGAAGGGCCTGGAGCCGGACACCGATTGGGAGGAGCGCGAGGTGCGACGGCGGCAGTCGGTGGAGCTGCACTCGCCGCAGAGCCTGCCACGGGGTACCAAGGCCTGA
- the AQP5 gene encoding aquaporin-5 isoform X1: MKKEVCSVAFLKAVFAEFLATLIFVFFGLGSALKWPSALPTILQIALAFGLAIGTLAQALGPVSGGHINPAITLALLVGNQISLLRAFFYVAAQLVGAIAGAGILYGVAPLNARGNLAVNALNNNTTQGQAMVVELILTFQLALCIFASTDSRRTSPVGSPALSIGLSVTLGHLVGIYFTGCSMNPARSFGPAVVMNRFSPAHWGLLLSLRGGDTRSVHPSL; encoded by the exons ATGAAGAAGGAGGTGTGCTCCGTGGCCTTCCTCAAGGCCGTGTTCGCAGAGTTCTTGGCCACCCTCATCTTCGTCTTCTTTGGCCTGGGCTCGGCCCTCAAGTGGCCGTCGGCGCTGCCTACCATCCTGCAGATCGCGCTGGCGTTTGGCCTGGCCATAGGCACGCTGGCCCAGGCCCTGGGACCCGTGAGCGGCGGCCACATCAACCCCGCCATCACCCTGGCCCTCTTGGTGGGCAACCAGATCTCGCTGCTCCGGGCTTTCTTCTACGTGGCGGCCCAGCTGGTGGGCGCCATTGCCGGGGCTGGCATCCTCTACGGTGTGGCACCGCTCAATGCCCGGGGCAATCTGGCCGTCAACGCG CTCAACAACAACACAACGCAGGGCCAGGCCATGGTGGTGGAGCTGATTCTGACCTTCCAGCTGGCACTCTGCATCTTCGCCTCCACTGACTCCCGCCGCACCAGCCCTGTGGGCTCCCCAGCCCTGTCCATTGGCCTGTCTGTCACCCTGGGCCACCTTGTCGGA ATCTACTTCACTGGCTGCTCCATGAACCCAGCCCGCTCTTTTGGCCCTGCGGTGGTCATGAATCGGTTCAGCCCCGCTCACTGG GGTCTGCTTCTATCCCTGCGTGGAGGGGACACGCGCTCTGTTCATCCGTCTCTCTGA
- the AQP5 gene encoding aquaporin-5 encodes MKKEVCSVAFLKAVFAEFLATLIFVFFGLGSALKWPSALPTILQIALAFGLAIGTLAQALGPVSGGHINPAITLALLVGNQISLLRAFFYVAAQLVGAIAGAGILYGVAPLNARGNLAVNALNNNTTQGQAMVVELILTFQLALCIFASTDSRRTSPVGSPALSIGLSVTLGHLVGIYFTGCSMNPARSFGPAVVMNRFSPAHWVFWVGPIVGAVLAAILYFYLLFPNSLSLSERVAIIKGTYEPDEDWEEQREERKKTMELTTR; translated from the exons ATGAAGAAGGAGGTGTGCTCCGTGGCCTTCCTCAAGGCCGTGTTCGCAGAGTTCTTGGCCACCCTCATCTTCGTCTTCTTTGGCCTGGGCTCGGCCCTCAAGTGGCCGTCGGCGCTGCCTACCATCCTGCAGATCGCGCTGGCGTTTGGCCTGGCCATAGGCACGCTGGCCCAGGCCCTGGGACCCGTGAGCGGCGGCCACATCAACCCCGCCATCACCCTGGCCCTCTTGGTGGGCAACCAGATCTCGCTGCTCCGGGCTTTCTTCTACGTGGCGGCCCAGCTGGTGGGCGCCATTGCCGGGGCTGGCATCCTCTACGGTGTGGCACCGCTCAATGCCCGGGGCAATCTGGCCGTCAACGCG CTCAACAACAACACAACGCAGGGCCAGGCCATGGTGGTGGAGCTGATTCTGACCTTCCAGCTGGCACTCTGCATCTTCGCCTCCACTGACTCCCGCCGCACCAGCCCTGTGGGCTCCCCAGCCCTGTCCATTGGCCTGTCTGTCACCCTGGGCCACCTTGTCGGA ATCTACTTCACTGGCTGCTCCATGAACCCAGCCCGCTCTTTTGGCCCTGCGGTGGTCATGAATCGGTTCAGCCCCGCTCACTGG GTTTTCTGGGTAGGGCCCATCGTGGGGGCGGTCCTGGCTGCCATCCTTTACTTCTACCTGCTCTTCCCCAACTCCCTGAGCCTGAGTGAGCGTGTGGCCATCATCAAAGGCACGTATGAGCCTGACGAGGACTGGGAGGAGCAGCGGGAAGAGCGGAAGAAGACCATGGAGCTGACCACCCGCTGA
- the AQP6 gene encoding aquaporin-6 encodes MDAVEPGGRGWASMLACRLWKAISRALFAEFLATGLYVFFGVGSVMRWPTALPSVLQIAITFNLVTAMAVQVTWKASGAHANPAVTLAFLVGSHISLPRAVAYVAAQLVGATVGAALLYGVMPGDIRETLGINVVRNSVSTGQAVAVELLLTLQLVLCVFASTDSRQTSGSPATMIGISVALGHLIGIHFTGCSMNPARSFGPAIIIGKFTVHWVFWVGPLMGALLASLIYNFVLFPDTKTLAQRLAILTGTVEVGTGAGAGAEPLKKESQPGSGAVEMESV; translated from the exons ATGGATGCAGTGGAGCCAGGGGGACGTGGCTGGGCCAGCATGTTGGCGTGCAGGCTTTGGAAAGCCATCAGCAGGGCGCTGTTTGCAGAGTTCCTGGCCACGGGGCTGTATGTGTTCTTTGGCGTGGGCTCAGTCATGCGCTGGCCCACAGCACTTCCCTCCGTGCTACAGATTGCCATCACCTTCAACCTGGTCACCGCCATGGCTGTGCAGGTCACCTGGAAGGCCAGCGGGGCCCACGCCAACCCCGCCGTGACGCTGGCCTTCCTCGTAGGCTCCCACATCTCTCTGCCCCGTGCTGTGGCCTATGTGGCTGCCCAGCTGGTGGGGGCCACGGTGGGGGCTGCTCTGCTTTATGGGGTCATGCCGGGAGACATCCGAGAGACCCTTGGGATCAACGTG GTCCGGAACAGTGTCTCAACTGGCCAGGCGGTGGCAGTGGAGCTGCTTCTGACCCTGCAGCTGGTGCTCTGTGTCTTCGCTTCCACCGACAGCCGTCAGACATCAGGCTCCCCGGCCACCATGATTGGGATCTCTGTGGCACTGGGCCACCTCATTGGG ATCCACTTCACTGGCTGCTCCATGAATCCAGCCCGCTCCTTCGGCCCTGCCATCATCATTGGGAAGTTCACAGTCCACTGG GTCTTCTGGGTGGGGCCCCTGATGGGAGCCCTCCTGGCCTCACTGATCTACAACTTCGTCCTGTTCCCCGACACCAAGACCCTGGCGCAGCGGCTGGCTATCCTCACAGGCACCGTAGAGGTGGggacaggggcaggggcaggggcggAGCCCCTGAAGAAGGAATCCCAGCCGGGTTCGGGAGCCGTGGAGATGGAGAGTGTGTGA